The nucleotide sequence CTCCAGCCCCCGCGGCCTGGCCAACCAGGGCTGGAAGGACTCGCACGATTCGGTGGGGCACGTCGACGGCAAGCTCGCCGAGGGCCCGATCGCCCTGGCCGAGGTCCAGGCCTACATCTACCTGGCCAAGCTGCGCCTGGCCGAGGTGTTCGAGGCCATGGGCGACGCCCAGCGGGCGGCGACCCTGCGGGCGGAGGCGGACGGCCTGCGCCGCGCCTTCAACGAGGCCTTCTGGGTCGAGTCGGAGCAGTTCTACGCGATGGCCCTCGACGGCGACAAGCGCCAGGTGGCGGCCATCTCCTCCAACCCGGCGCACGGGCTGTACTGCGGCATCGTCGACCCCGAGCGGGCCGGGCCCATGGCCAGGCGGCTGCTGGCGCCGGACATGTTCTCCGGCTGGGGGGTGCGGACCCTGTCCAAGTCGGCCGCCGCCTACAACCCGATGAGCTACCACAACGGCTCGATCTGGCCGCACGACAACGCCATCATCGGCGCCGGGCTGAAGCGCTACGGGTTCGCCAAGGCGACCAACCGGCTGGCCACGGCCATGTTCGAGATGGCCGTGACGGTCGACGACATGCGCCTGCCGGAGCTGTTCTGCGGCTTCACCCGGCGCTCGCCCAACCGGCCGGTGGCCTACCCGGTCGCCTGCTCGCCCCAGGCGTGGGCCGCGGGCGCCCCGTTCCTGCTGCTCCAGGCCATGCTCGGGATCTCGGCGGACGCCCCCGCCAACACCATCAACGTGAACCGGCCACACCTGCCCGGCTGGCTCAACACCGTCGAGCTGCATGCTCTCAGAGTGGGCGGCTCCACGGTGTCGATCGTGTTCCAGCGCCGGGGGGAGACGACCGGGTTCTCGCTGCTGGACAAGGAAGGCGACGTCCGCGTGCTGATGGAGGAGTGACCCCTGTTGCGCTCGGTCGGCCAAGGCCCGTACAATGCGGAACGTCTCAGTCGCTGGCCAATTCAGTCGACGCCCCCGCCTTATCGGCTCATTCTTCGGCGATTTCGGCGATCCCGGCGAGGCTGGCCAGCGGTGGCAACCACCAGTTCCGTTCGAGCAGTCGACCGGGTCACGTGATCGGACGCCAGCCCTCGGCGGTGTGCGGTTCGTGCCGCGCCGCCCGGCCCCGTCGACGGGAACAGGATTAGGAGCGAGCGCGAGTTTCTCCCCACGGTGCCGCAGCTGACACGGCACCCCCAGATCTCAAGACCCCGGCAACCGGGCGGCGACCACGGTCCCCGGCTCCTCCCGCCGGCACGTCGCCGCCTCACAGGGAAGGTGAACATGGCAACTACCGAACGAGACATCCTCGAGGGAAAGGTCCTGCCAGAGCTGCAGGCCATCGCCTCCTCCATGGGTGTCCAGGGCTACCAGCGGCTCCGCAAGGCGGACCTGATCGGCGCGATCATCGCCAAGGCCCAGGGTGTCGAGTTCGTGCCCTCGTCGACCCCGGCCCGGGGCCGGCGGGGTGGAACGACCACCGAGGCGCCGGAGGCCCAGGCCGAGGCCACGCCCGCGGTGCCCGACCAGCCCGAGCTGCCGGGCGCCGGTGAGGCCGAGGCCTCCAGCAACGGCCCCGAGCGCCGGACCCGCCGCCGTTCCCGCGGCCCGGCCGACGCCGAGGCGCCGCCGGAGGGGTCCGGGGAACCTCACAACGGCCCAGCCGGCAGCGCATCGGTGGAGATGTCCGGGAACGGTGGCCAGCCGGCCGCCGCCGGCGCCCCGCCAGCGACCCTGACCGAGCCCAGCAGCAACGGCGAGGTCACCCACGAAGGCCCAGCCGGCAGCGGGTCCGGTCCAGCACCGTCCGGCGGGGCCGAGGAAGCCCCGGTAACCCAGGCCGAGCAGCCGGCCCCGGCCGCCGAGGCGGGCTCGCCCCCGGCGACCCGGACCGAGGGCCCCCAGGGCGACCAGGCCCCGGGCGACCAGGCCCAGGGCGACAAGCCGCAGGGCGACCAGCAGGCCCAGGCCGGCGACGGCCAGCAGCAGCGCGGCGACGGCCAGCAGGACCAGGGCGGCGGCGGCGACCGCGGCCAGGGCCAGCGGCGCGACCGCGACCGTGACTGGGGCGGCCAGGGCGGCGGCGGCAACCGCTGGGAGAACCAGCAGGGCCAGGGCGGCGGCCGGCGCCGCAACCGCAACCGCAACCGGAACCGCAACCGCGGTGGCGGGGGCGGCGGCTTCAACGACCAGGGCAACGTCGCCCTGCTGGAGCGGCCCGACTACCGCCAGCAGGACGACCGGCCCGAGGTCAGCCGCACCGGCACCCTCGACATCCGCTCCCAGGACGGTTACGGCTTCCTGCGGGTCAACGGCTACCTGCCGGGCTCCGAGGACGTCTACGTGCCCCTGTCGATGATCCGCCGGATGGGCCTGCGCCGCGGCGACGAGATCGAGGGGACGGTCAAGCTGCCTCGCGACTCCGAGAAGTACGCCGCCCTGTCCCGGGTCGACAAGGTCAACGGCCTGGAGCCCGAGGAGGCGCGCAACCGCCGCGACTTCAAGGACCTGACCCCGCTGTACCCGCTGGAGCGGCTGCGCCTGGAGCACAACCCGACCGAGATCTCGACCCGGGTGATGGACCTGATGTGCCCGATCGGGAAGGGCCAGCGCGGGCTGATCGTCTCCCCGCCCAAGG is from Actinomycetota bacterium and encodes:
- the rho gene encoding transcription termination factor Rho, translating into MATTERDILEGKVLPELQAIASSMGVQGYQRLRKADLIGAIIAKAQGVEFVPSSTPARGRRGGTTTEAPEAQAEATPAVPDQPELPGAGEAEASSNGPERRTRRRSRGPADAEAPPEGSGEPHNGPAGSASVEMSGNGGQPAAAGAPPATLTEPSSNGEVTHEGPAGSGSGPAPSGGAEEAPVTQAEQPAPAAEAGSPPATRTEGPQGDQAPGDQAQGDKPQGDQQAQAGDGQQQRGDGQQDQGGGGDRGQGQRRDRDRDWGGQGGGGNRWENQQGQGGGRRRNRNRNRNRNRGGGGGGFNDQGNVALLERPDYRQQDDRPEVSRTGTLDIRSQDGYGFLRVNGYLPGSEDVYVPLSMIRRMGLRRGDEIEGTVKLPRDSEKYAALSRVDKVNGLEPEEARNRRDFKDLTPLYPLERLRLEHNPTEISTRVMDLMCPIGKGQRGLIVSPPKAGKTTLMKQIANAISENNPEVYLIILLTDERPEEVTDMQRSTKAHVIYSTFDRPSEEHCQVAELTIERAKRLVEYGRDVVVLLDGITRLSRAYNLATPASGKILSGGVDSSALYPPKRFFGAARNLEEGGSLTILATALVDTGSRMDEVIFEEFKGTGNMEVRLDRKLSERRIFPALDIDASSTRKEELLLTEEELVVAWKLRRVLGALDPAQALELVVDRMRQSKTNGEFLRHIQRANIN